From the Flavobacterium galactosidilyticum genome, one window contains:
- the rsmA gene encoding 16S rRNA (adenine(1518)-N(6)/adenine(1519)-N(6))-dimethyltransferase RsmA, translating to MEKVKAKKHLGQHFLKDESIAKDIADTLNLVGYEDVLEIGPGMGVLTKYLLDKPINTYVIEIDTESVTYLDENYPKLKDKIISKDFLKYNINEIFEGKQFAIIGNFPYNISTQIVFRALEYRSQIPEFAGMFQKEVAQRICEKKGTKAYGILSVLVQAFYDAEYLFTVDENVFIPPPKVKSGVLRLRRKEDYSLPCGEKLFFTVVKTAFQQRRKTLRNSLKTLNLSDKLREDTVFDLRPEQLNVEQFIELTQKIEADGV from the coding sequence ATGGAAAAAGTAAAAGCTAAAAAACACCTCGGACAGCATTTCTTAAAAGATGAAAGCATCGCAAAAGATATCGCTGACACTTTAAACTTAGTTGGATATGAGGATGTATTAGAAATAGGTCCTGGAATGGGTGTTTTGACAAAATATTTATTGGATAAACCCATAAATACCTATGTGATTGAAATCGATACCGAATCAGTGACATATCTTGATGAAAATTACCCTAAATTAAAGGATAAAATTATTTCTAAAGATTTTTTGAAATACAATATCAACGAGATTTTTGAAGGAAAGCAATTCGCTATCATTGGGAATTTTCCTTATAACATTTCAACGCAAATTGTGTTTAGAGCTTTGGAATATCGCAGCCAAATTCCAGAATTTGCAGGGATGTTTCAAAAAGAAGTAGCGCAACGTATTTGTGAAAAAAAAGGTACTAAAGCTTACGGAATACTTTCTGTTTTAGTACAGGCTTTTTATGATGCTGAGTATTTGTTTACGGTAGATGAGAATGTTTTCATCCCGCCGCCAAAAGTAAAATCAGGAGTTTTACGCTTGCGCAGAAAAGAAGATTATAGTTTGCCTTGCGGCGAAAAGTTATTTTTTACAGTCGTTAAAACGGCTTTTCAACAACGCAGAAAAACGTTACGTAATAGTTTGAAAACTTTAAATTTATCTGATAAACTTAGAGAGGATACTGTTTTTGACCTTCGACCAGAACAACTTAATGTGGAGCAGTTTATCGAATTGACCCAAAAAATAGAAGCAGATGGAGTTTAA
- the mgtE gene encoding magnesium transporter — protein MEFKISKELIQELEQLIQSKNDKQLEVLLNDMHHADIAEILDELDFNEATYIFKVLDSDKTAEILLELEDDLRENILSRLSAKEIAEELDELETNDAADIIGELSQDLKAEVISELQDVEHAKDIVDLLRYDEDTAGGIMHKELVKVNENWNVLTCVKEMRIQAENISRVHSIYVVDDEDRLKGRLSLKDLLTTSSRTPISEVYIRKLNSVKVHTEDVEVARIMQKYDLEAIPVVDELGRLVGRITIDDIVDVIKEEADKDYQLAAGISQDVEADDSIIDLTKARLPWLVLALLGGFVTVKVLGLFEPAMEEHGKLFFFTPLIAAMAGNVGVQSSAIIVQGLANNSLSGSLFNRLVKEVLLSLLNGVILAIILFLGSHFLLNVEFIIGFIVTIALVSVIIIASLIGTFIPLLLDKFGIDPALATGPFITTSNDICGILIYFSIAKIILGF, from the coding sequence ATGGAGTTTAAAATCAGTAAGGAATTAATTCAAGAATTAGAGCAACTTATTCAAAGTAAAAACGACAAGCAATTGGAGGTTTTATTGAATGATATGCACCATGCTGATATTGCAGAAATTCTAGACGAGCTTGATTTTAACGAAGCAACTTATATTTTTAAAGTTTTAGATAGTGATAAAACTGCCGAAATTCTTCTGGAACTTGAAGATGATTTGCGTGAGAATATCTTAAGTAGGCTTTCAGCTAAAGAAATTGCAGAAGAATTAGATGAGTTAGAAACTAATGATGCTGCTGATATTATTGGAGAACTTTCACAAGATTTGAAAGCGGAGGTAATATCAGAACTTCAGGATGTTGAGCATGCTAAGGATATCGTTGATTTGCTTCGTTATGACGAAGATACAGCTGGTGGAATTATGCATAAGGAGTTAGTAAAAGTTAACGAGAATTGGAATGTGCTTACTTGTGTAAAAGAAATGCGCATTCAAGCTGAAAATATCTCCAGAGTGCATTCTATTTATGTGGTAGATGACGAAGACAGATTAAAAGGACGTTTATCCCTTAAGGATTTATTGACTACTTCATCAAGAACGCCTATAAGTGAGGTTTATATCAGAAAGCTAAACTCTGTAAAAGTCCATACAGAAGACGTTGAGGTTGCTCGAATCATGCAAAAATACGATTTAGAAGCTATTCCTGTTGTGGATGAATTAGGGCGTTTAGTAGGTCGTATTACAATTGATGATATTGTAGATGTAATCAAGGAAGAAGCGGATAAGGATTACCAGTTAGCAGCAGGTATCTCGCAAGACGTAGAAGCGGATGATAGCATAATAGATCTGACAAAAGCTAGGCTTCCATGGTTAGTTTTAGCGCTGTTAGGAGGATTTGTAACGGTGAAAGTTTTAGGGTTATTTGAACCAGCAATGGAGGAACATGGAAAATTATTCTTTTTCACACCTCTGATCGCGGCGATGGCAGGAAATGTAGGTGTACAATCATCAGCAATTATTGTGCAGGGCTTAGCTAACAATTCACTAAGTGGTTCATTGTTTAATAGATTGGTAAAAGAGGTTTTGTTGAGTTTATTAAATGGAGTTATTCTTGCTATAATATTATTCTTAGGAAGTCATTTTTTATTGAATGTTGAATTTATCATCGGATTTATTGTGACCATAGCATTAGTTTCAGTAATTATTATTGCCTCGTTAATAGGGACCTTTATTCCGTTACTATTGGATAAGTTTGGCATTGACCCCGCATTAGCAACAGGACCTTTTATAACCACTAGTAATGATATTTGCGGAATCCTAATTTATTTTTCGATAGCCAAAATAATTTTAGGATTTTAA
- the nhaA gene encoding Na+/H+ antiporter NhaA: protein MKLTKTFKAFFESEKSGGLLLLSVTIISLLLANSSFQTGYIAFWETNIGSHSITHWINDGLMAIFFLLIGLELEREIYQGELSNFKNASLPIFGALGGMIVPAGLFLLLNYGTITQNGAGIPMATDIAFAIGILSLLGNRVPTSLKVFLTALAVIDDIGAIMVIAVFYTDNIAFINLLIAFGIMGFLFILNRRKVHNLIPYLIGGAGMWYFMLNSGVHATITGVLLAFVIPFGDGSKKTSSYKLQHFLHKPVAFFILPLFAIANTGIAIGNDWHEGLNHPNTIGIILGLVVGKPLGIWLFSFLAVTAGICSLPKDLKWTNILGAGMLGGIGFTMSIFITLLAFKNDGEEVITYSKIAILIASCIAGTVGFLWLQFNLKKGKAN from the coding sequence ATGAAATTAACTAAAACATTCAAAGCTTTTTTTGAAAGCGAAAAATCGGGTGGACTCCTATTACTTTCTGTAACAATTATTTCTCTTTTATTGGCTAATTCTTCTTTTCAAACGGGCTATATTGCTTTCTGGGAAACGAACATTGGCAGCCATTCCATAACACATTGGATTAACGACGGATTAATGGCGATTTTCTTTCTGCTAATTGGGTTAGAATTAGAGCGCGAAATTTACCAAGGAGAATTATCTAATTTTAAAAATGCTTCTTTACCAATTTTTGGTGCTTTAGGCGGAATGATTGTTCCTGCAGGTCTATTTCTACTTTTAAATTACGGGACTATAACGCAAAACGGCGCTGGAATACCTATGGCTACTGATATTGCTTTTGCAATTGGTATCCTATCCCTTTTGGGCAATCGCGTCCCTACTTCACTAAAAGTGTTCCTAACAGCTCTTGCAGTTATTGATGATATTGGAGCAATTATGGTAATTGCTGTATTTTATACGGATAATATTGCTTTCATAAACTTGTTAATCGCTTTTGGTATCATGGGATTCTTATTTATCTTAAACAGAAGAAAGGTTCACAATCTGATACCTTACCTGATAGGTGGTGCTGGAATGTGGTACTTTATGCTAAACTCTGGTGTTCATGCTACCATCACAGGAGTTTTGTTGGCTTTTGTAATTCCTTTTGGTGACGGTTCTAAGAAAACATCTTCTTATAAATTGCAGCATTTTTTACACAAGCCAGTCGCTTTTTTCATTCTTCCATTATTTGCCATAGCTAACACAGGAATAGCAATTGGTAATGATTGGCACGAAGGATTAAATCACCCTAACACAATCGGAATTATATTAGGTCTTGTTGTAGGAAAACCATTGGGGATTTGGCTATTCTCATTTCTAGCCGTTACTGCGGGAATATGCTCGTTGCCTAAGGATCTAAAATGGACTAATATACTTGGAGCTGGAATGCTGGGTGGAATAGGATTTACGATGTCAATTTTCATCACTTTACTTGCGTTTAAAAATGATGGAGAAGAAGTAATTACCTACTCTAAAATTGCAATTCTTATCGCATCATGTATTGCAGGGACAGTAGGTTTCTTATGGTTACAATTCAATTTAAAAAAGGGAAAAGCGAACTAA
- a CDS encoding DUF4286 family protein, which produces MIIYNVTTNIHESVHDQWMLWMRHKHIPELLATGKFSSARMVKVLVEEEMGGTTYSVQYVTDSKETLEKYYQEDAAAFREEGQRLFGDKMLAFRTELELISDH; this is translated from the coding sequence ATGATAATATACAACGTTACAACAAACATACACGAAAGCGTTCACGATCAGTGGATGCTCTGGATGCGACACAAACATATACCAGAACTTTTGGCGACAGGAAAATTTTCTTCGGCACGAATGGTTAAGGTTTTAGTGGAAGAGGAAATGGGCGGAACAACTTACTCTGTTCAGTATGTAACAGATAGTAAGGAAACGCTAGAAAAATATTACCAAGAAGATGCTGCTGCTTTTCGCGAGGAAGGACAGCGATTATTTGGAGATAAAATGCTAGCTTTTAGGACAGAATTAGAATTGATTTCAGATCATTAA
- the proC gene encoding pyrroline-5-carboxylate reductase produces the protein MKVHIIGGGNLGVSIALGLSKFSSDNQVTITRRNTSSILYLEKLGATVSTDNTHLIQEADIIILTIKPYQVDTVLNEILPVVSNKIIASAVSGLSIESLQNKIGDSNAAIRIMPNIAAQFGASATCIAFQEKNKEKAQGVVSLFQTLGTAPIIDEKLMDAATVLAASGTAFALRYIRASMQAGIEIGFDWQTALAISAQTVKGAAEMLLEEKVHPEQLIDRVTTPQGCTIAGLNEMEMHGFSSSLIRGIKTSLKQIKG, from the coding sequence ATGAAAGTACACATTATTGGCGGCGGAAACTTAGGAGTTTCTATTGCATTAGGGTTATCAAAATTCTCATCCGATAATCAAGTTACAATTACACGTAGAAATACATCGAGTATCCTATATCTTGAAAAATTAGGTGCTACTGTTTCTACTGATAATACGCATCTTATCCAGGAAGCCGATATTATTATTTTAACTATAAAACCTTACCAAGTTGATACTGTGCTGAATGAAATTCTGCCTGTAGTTTCTAATAAAATTATTGCTTCAGCAGTGAGCGGTTTGTCTATTGAAAGTTTACAAAACAAAATAGGCGACTCGAATGCTGCTATTAGAATCATGCCTAATATCGCAGCGCAATTTGGAGCTTCAGCAACTTGTATTGCTTTTCAGGAAAAAAATAAAGAGAAAGCGCAAGGTGTAGTTTCTCTATTTCAAACTTTAGGAACGGCTCCCATTATTGACGAAAAATTAATGGATGCTGCAACAGTTCTTGCTGCTAGCGGAACTGCTTTTGCATTGCGTTATATTCGAGCTTCTATGCAAGCAGGAATCGAAATAGGTTTTGATTGGCAAACTGCATTAGCTATTTCAGCACAAACCGTAAAAGGTGCTGCTGAAATGCTATTAGAAGAAAAAGTGCATCCAGAACAACTAATAGATCGTGTAACAACACCTCAAGGTTGTACCATTGCGGGATTGAACGAAATGGAAATGCATGGATTCAGCTCCTCATTGATTAGAGGAATTAAAACTTCTTTGAAGCAAATAAAAGGATAA